A window from Amblyomma americanum isolate KBUSLIRL-KWMA chromosome 7, ASM5285725v1, whole genome shotgun sequence encodes these proteins:
- the LOC144097272 gene encoding putative 4-coumarate--CoA ligase 2, with amino-acid sequence MKATIKDGIVYSPYPKVDIPTCSVYNAMKEFLTKSPDKLALVDDKTQLTRGEFFTRLCRFAAGFQAHGVGPGHCVCVHLDNSVDNMVVLFSLTFTGASVLLSHPVLNESELQFHIEHADATHILTIPRYSKKVLALKEKVKLEGLFMVGDSAPGFTSVSDFVNKNEDDFKEVRIEDPKKTTVALLYSSGTTGQAKGMEISHYSIVANLHLTKALVSYEPGDVLLAWYPITFASGFMFTPVAACVGSTCLVVNPNLSFDEFVYYVNKYKVTTFAAGPSRLHYYVAAILRTGTKLPSVKYINVGGTVLTQEFAKMIMVAFDGLQSLRNVYGMSESCGVICTPPKGDISPGNVGFPAPMVELKFLDLDTGEKVGPGENGEVYFRIPSVMKGYYKNQELARKFMDEDGWCRSGDLMYYDGDGRVYFVDRVKDIMKCLDQRVSTTELESLLQTHASVADVAVVGLPDTRYGDAATAFVVLRDKSAASPELAAHLKALVADNIESYKRLNGGVIFVDRLTRNTNGKVLKHQLKTLYENSKVF; translated from the exons ATGAAGGCTACTATTAAAGACGGGATCGTGTACTCGCCGTATCCCAAAGTGGACATCCCAACGTGCTCGGTGTACAACGCCATGAAAGAATTTCTGACAAAGTCTCCGGACAAGTTGGCACTG GTGGACGACAAAACGCAGCTGACAAGAGGCGAGTTCTTCACTCGTCTTTGCCGCTTCGCGGCTGGCTTCCAGGCGCACGGCGTCGGGCCAGGACACTGCGTCTGTGTTCATTTGGATAACAGCGTGGACAACATGGTGGTGCTCTTCAGCCTCACTTTCACGGGAGCATCGGTGCTGCTTTCCCACCCCGTGCTGAATGAAA GTGAGCTTCAATTTCACATCGAGCACGCAGACGCAACGCACATCTTGACCATTCCACGCTATTCAAAGAAGGTCCTAGCCCTTAAAGAAAAGGTTAAATTAGAG GGTCTTTTTATGGTGGGCGACTCTGCACCCGGCTTTACGTCCGTGTCTGACTTCGTGAATAAAAACGAGGACGACTTCAAGGAGGTGCGGATTGAGGACCCTAAGAAGACCACCGTAGCTCTCCTCTACTCTTCAGGCACAACGGGACAAGCCAAGGGAATGGAGATTTCGCACTACAGCATTGTGGCTAACCTGCATCTCACAAA aGCGCTTGTGAGCTACGAGCCTGGAGACGTCCTCCTGGCCTGGTACCCCATAACCTTCGCCTCTGGCTTCATGTTCACTCCTGTAGCTGCCTGTGTGGGGTCCACTTGCCTCGTAGTGAACCCTAATCTCTCGTTCGACGAGTTCGTCTACTATGTAAACAAATATAAA GTGACGACGTTTGCGGCTGGCCCATCGCGTCTGCATTACTACGTGGCCGCTATTTTAAGAACGGGAACAAAGCTGCCATCAGTAAAATACATTAACGTAGGTGGCACAGTCCTGACACAAGAATTCGCCAAGATGATCATGGTGGCGTTTGACGGCCTGCAGTCTCTACGGAACGTCTACGGCATGTCGGAGTCTTGTGGCGTCATATGCACGCCGCCTAAAGGAGATATATCCCCTGGAAACGTCGGTTTCCCCGCGCCCATGGTGGAACTGAAG TTCCTCGACTTGGACACGGGTGAGAAGGTGGGACCGGGTGAAAATGGTGAAGTGTACTTCAGGATCCCCAGCGTAATGAAAGGGTATTACAAGAATCAGGAGCTGGCGAGAAAGTTTATGGATGAAGACGGCTGGTGTCGATCAG GAGATCTCATGTACTACGACGGAGACGGCCGCGTGTATTTCGTGGACCGCGTCAAGGACATCATGAAGTGCTTGGACCAGCGAGTTTCCACCACCGAACTTGAGTCCTTGCTACAAACTCACGCCAGCGTGGCAGACGTCGCTGTCGTGGGGCTCCCTGACACACGGTACGGGGACGCGGCTACTGCTTTCGTCGTCCTTCGAGACAAGTCGGCAGCGTCGCCTGAGCTGGCCGCCCACCTGAAAGCATTAGTTGCAG ACAACATCGAGTCATACAAGCGCCTTAACGGCGGGGTTATATTTGTGGACCGCCTGACTAGAAACACGAACGGAAAAGTTCTAAAGCATCAACTCAAGACTTTGTACGAGAATTCCAAGGTTTTTTAA